AGCGCGTGTTGAGTCCCGGTCCCGCCCTTCCGGCGGTTACACGGAAAGCACGTTCAGGTTGAAGAACGGAAAGTGGAAGAAGACCATCACTTTCGATTACGTTCCGGCCGGACCCGACATCCAATCGACAATCGCCAGATTGACCGCACCCAAACAACGCGGGAGCGGCGGCCTGTTCGGCACGCTGCTGGGTGCGGCGGTCGGCGGGGTGGCCGCTATGGCGGGTGGCGCGGATGGGGCGACTGCGGCAGGGCTGATGTTGAAGGGCGCGGCGGCCACCAGCGGCAACGACCAGATGGCCACCGCCATGGCGAAGGGCAGCGCCGAGGTCGCGGCCAGCAACGCGCAGATGGAAGCGCAGCTTCAGGATTCGATCGACCGCGGCCTGGCGCAGGGCAACGCGCAATATCGCGCGGCGCAGGGGTCGGGCGCTAGTGAACAGGGCGCATCATCCTCGGGCATCGAGGTGAAGACGGTGGAGGCCGCGCCCGCACTCGCCACGGTAGCGGCACCGTCACCGGCACCGGCACCGGCCCCCAAGATGCGGTACTGGCGGTGCATGGCAGCGAAGGGTGGAACCCCCACCATCTATTCCAGCACCTTCGGCGTTCCCTCTGGCTCCCGATGGAATGTTATGACGCTGCGCTCGGCCTACGACGAGTTCCTGCGCGGCCGGGGCAGCGGCTTCCTGCGAGACGTCGGCTGCAGCAGCGCCAGCACCCTCGCCGAAGCCGAAACCCTGAGCAGCTTCAACACCACCGGCCAGACGGTCGAAACCGTCGCCTGGGCCCCGGAATAAGGCGCGGGGTGTCGAAAGAAGCGTTGAGCTAGTTCGCGTCTACACGGCATGTAAGCGGCGCGGTTGTAGCGAAGCTCGCTGGCGCTCATCCCCTTCGGCGTATGGGCTAGCATTAGGTCGACAATCATTCGATCGGCCAAGAGACGCAGGTCCGTCCCAAGCTCGCGCTCGGCCTGTTCGTTCATGATGGTCGAAAAGCTGGAGCGCCAGCCATGCGGCACATGGCGCCCCTTGTATCCTTCGCGATTGTACAGATAGCCGATTGCATTCTCGCTGATCGGCTTCAGACCTGACCGAGTGCCGGGAAAGACGAACGACGAGCGTCCTGTCAGCCAGCGGACGGCGCGTAATGATTCCACCGCTTGCGACGAAAGTGGGACGGGATGCTCGAACGCTTCATCGCTTCGAAGGTGAAGCTCCTGCTTGATCTTGTCCGCTGGCACTTTCCAGAGTGCATCACTGCACTCCGCATCGGCGTTAGCCCAATCGATGCCGATAATATCGTTCCACTCCATGAACCGCACCATACCGGGCCTCTGCGCGGTCAGGGCCAGCAATCGGGCAGCGAGACGATTGACCGGCGAGGCACCCGCTCGGTCGATGTCGCCGATCATGCTGCGTATGGAGCCCACATCAACCAAGGCGGGATAGCGCTTCGAAGGCGGCAAAGGCTTCAATGCATCGTTGATGTCCGCCGCAGGGTTTTCGAGCATTGCCCCTTCGGCATTGGCGTAGCGATAGATGGCAGCCACGCGCTGCTTGACTCGCCGGGCGGTCTCTATCGCGCCGCGGCCCTCGATCTTGCGCAGGATCGATAGCAGCAGGGGCTTGTCGATCTCGGCCATCGGCATCGATCCGAGATGCGGAAAGATATCACGTTCTAGGCTCGTGATGACATCGCTGGCATGGACAGGCTTCCAGCGTTCGATCTGCAGAGCGTGCCACTCGCGCGCCACGTCCTCGAATGACTTTACCGAGCCACTTGCGCCCACCAATCGTCCGCGCCTTGCTGCGTGGCGGGGGTCACGACCCTCACGCAGGATCTTCTTAGCCTCGTCCCGTTTTTCGCGAGCATCGGCCAACGAAACCTCGGGGTATGCGCCGAGCGTCAGCAGGCGTTCCTTCTTCTCGAAGCGATACTTATAACGCCAGCTTTTGTATCCGCTTGCGGACACGTGGAGGTGCAGACCTCGGCTGTCAGTGAGCTTGTAAGCTTTGTCCTGTGCGGTAGCCGCGCGCGCAGCCTTGTCCGTCAGCATCCGATACCCCCAAGCAGCTTGAATCGTTACCCCCGATCTACCCCCACCTGCGTTCGGCTAGGGGTGGATGGCGTCGGACAACATTGGAGTCGCAAATGGCGGGATTGTAAAGCTTTCCGCAGGATTTCGGTGAAGATCGGACCGGTCTGCAAAGGCCGGTGGCGGAGAGGGTGGGATTCGAACCCACGATACGGTTGCCCGCATACCGCATTTCGAGTGCGGCGCATTCGACCTCTCTGCCACCTCTCCGCAAAAAAAGGGGCGTATGTCACGGCGCCATGATGATGCGCCGGAGGGCCGGGAGCGGCGCAGCTAGCCTAATGCGGGGGCGCTGCCAAGCCCTTCCGGCACCCGATTTGCACATTAGGCACGCGCTAACCATTGTGCGCGGGGGCCCGGCGATCTATCTTGTAGGGAATGCAGCTTTCGCAGTTCTTTTCGCATCAGGCGGGCCGTCACATCGACGTACCGTTTACCCGGCAGGCCCGGTTCGGCGTGGGCGACGTCGTTCGTCACAAGATGTTCGACTTTCGCGGCGTCGTGTTCGACATCGATCCCACCTTCGCCAACAGCGAGGAGTGGTACGAATCGATCCCCGCACATATCCGGCCCGAACGCGACCAGCCCTATTATCACCTCTTCGCCGAAAGCGACGATGCCTATTACGTCGCCTATGTCAGCCAGCAGAACCTGGTGGCCGACGGGACCGGCGGGCCGGTCGACCATCCGAGCATTTCCGACATGTTCGACGATTTCGCCGATGGCCGCTACGTGATGCAGCCGGGCATGACGCACTAGGCTTGCGTCAAAGGCGCGGCCATTGCGCCCCGCTCTAGGACCGGATCTTCCACCCCGACTTGAGCAGCGCGAAGACGCCCAGCGCCAGCAGAGTGTTGAAGGCGAGCAGCCCTGCACCCGCCCAGATCACGGGCTCCGCGCCCGCTTCCATGTGCCCGGCAATATCGCTCTGCCCGATAAACCCGTATCGGAAGCCCGAGATCACGTAGAAGAACGGGTTGAAGTGGCTGATCGTGTAGAACGGCTCTTCCAGCCGGTCGATCGTGTAGAACGTGCCAGACAGCAGGCTGAGCGGTGCGACGATGAAATTGGTCACGGCGGCGTTGTGGTCGAACTTTTCCGCCCAGATCGAGGTCGCAAGGCCGAAGAAGCCGAGCATCAGCGCCCCCATCAACCCGAACCACGCAATCGCCCATGGATGCGCGATGGTCAGGTCCGCGCCGGGGTAGAGCCAGATCGCCAGCGCCACCGCGCAGCCGACCAGCACCGCGCGCGTCACCGCCGCACCTACGATCCCTGCCAGCAGCTCGCCATGCGACAACGGCGGCATCAGCAGGTCGATGATCGTCCCCTGGATCTTGCCCGACAGGAAGCTGAAGCTGGAATTGGCAAAGCTGTTCTGCATCATCGCCATGACGATCAGACCGGGCGCGAGGAAGCTTTCGAACGGCACGCCGAGAATCTCGCGCCCGCCCCGCCCCAGCGCGACCGAGAAGATCACGAGGAACAGCAGCGTGGTAAAGGCGGGGGCCCACACGGTCTGCGTCTGAACCTTGAAGAAGCGGCGGACTTCCTTGAGATAGAGGCTCCACAGCCCGATCCGGTTGATCCCGTGAATACGCGGCGCACCCCATTCGGGCAGCGTCGATGCGACGGCGCCTCGCGCGTCGAGGCTCGCCGGCGCGGTGTCGGATGCACTGGCGAATGCGTTGTCTGATTCGGGGGCGGATGCCGGCGGCGCTTGATCGCTCATGCTCCGCCGCCTAAGCGCGTCGGCGAAGGGTGGCAACCCGGGCCTGCAATCCCTAGGTATGTGGCCAATGGACAAGGCTGGCACCAGACAGATGGATATTCGATGAGTTGGACTGAAGAGCGCACCGGGACCCTCAAGCGCATGTGGGAAAGCGGCGCCACCGCGACCGAGATCGCCAAGGAACTGGGCGATGTCTCGCGCAATGCGGTGATCGGCAAGGCGCACCGGCTGGGGCTGAAATCGCGCCCCTCGCCCGTGAAAGCCGCCGAAAAGAAGACCAAGCCCGCGCCCAAGGCCAAGCCTGCGCCGAAGCCCAAGGCGGCGCCTGCGCCGGCCGCGGCCCCCGCACCCACTCCGACACCGGCGGCAAAAGCCGCGCCGGAGCCCAAGCCCGCCGCAGCTCCGCAGGCGCAGGGGCCCGACGCTCCCGCTGGCGAGCAGCAGGCCGACAAGCCCGCGCCCAGCCCGCGGATCGTCTCGGTCGGCCCCGGCGGCTTCCTTCGCCAGGGGCCGGGCGACCAGCAGCCGCCGATCCCGCCCGCTCCGCCGCGCCGGCTTGTGCCCGCCAAGCCCGATCCTTCGATCGCCGACAAGACGAGCCTGCTCGACCTGTCGGAAAAGGTCTGCCGCTGGCCGATGGGCCATCCGGGCGAGCCCGATTTCCACTTCTGCGGCGAGGCCGTGAACCCCGGCTTCCCCTATTGCGTGGAGCATTGCGGACGGGCCTACCAGGCGCAGCTGCCGCGCGGCAGCCGCCGTCCCCCGCCCCCGCTGCCCTATGGCGGCCCGCGGGTGCGCTGAGGCGCGTTCGCACACGCGCCGGACGACCAGAACGACCAATATCAACGCAGCCCGGCTCTCTGTCTCAGAAAGCCGGGCTGCTTCGTTTCAGCCACGGAGACAAACATGGCGCTTTCACTGCATCAGGCGATCATCCCCAACTGGCTCCAGGTGCTGGGTGCCGTCGACGGCCTGATCGACAAGGCCGAAGGCTTCGTGAAGGACGGCAAGATCGAGGAAAAGGCGCTGCTCGAAACGCGCCTGATCGACGACATGCTGCCGCTCGCCTACCAGATCAAGAGCTGCTGGACGCACACGCATCTTGCGCTGGCAGGCGCACGCGAAGGGCGCTTCTCGCCCGACATGACCCCCTATCCCGAGGATTTCGCCACCCTGCGCGACATGATCGCGACCGCGCGCCAATCGTGCGAGGCGGTGAGCGAGGACGAGCTGGAAGGCCTCGCCGGGAACGACATGGTCTTTGCCATCGGCGACAAGTTCCGGCTCGATTTCACCGTGCAGGATTTCCTGCTCAGCTTTTCGAACCCCAATGTCTATTTCCACTCGGCCACGGCCTACGACCTCCTGCGGATGGCGGGCGTGGAAATCGGGAAGCGCGATTATCTGGGCGCGATGCGGGTCAAGCAGAGCGCCGACTAGCGCGCGCCGCGCTGCACCTCGGCGCTTGCGCGCGAACCAGCCCTAACGCTTGCGCGCGAACCAGCTCTAGCGCTTGCGCGCGAACCAGATGGTGTGGCGCGGGCCCTTGTTGTTGGGCCGCGCGCGCACTTCGCGCACCTCGACCTCGAACCCGCCATCCTTCAGCCGGGTGGTGAACTTGTGATCGGGTGCGGCGGACCAGATCGCCATGATCCCGCCGGGGTTCAGCGCGTCCTTCGCCTTGGCGATGCCGGTGCGCGTGTAGAGGCGGAAATTGCTGTCGACCACGATCCCGTCGGGGCCGTTGTCGACATCGAGCAGGATCGCATCGTACTTTGCGCTCGTGCCGTCGTTCGCATCGTCGATCAGCGCCTCGACATTGCACAGGATCGCTTCCCCACGCGGATCGTCGAGGCTCTCGGCGCTGAGATGCGCCAGCGGCCCGCGCGCCCATTCGAGGATTTCGGGCACCAGCTCGGCCACCACGACCTCGCCACCGGAGGGCAGGTTCGCCAGCGCGGCGCGGTAGGTGAAGCCCATGCCGAAGCCACCGATAAGGATGCGGGGCTTGGGCGCGTCCAGCTCCGCCAGCGTGAGCACCGCGAGCTGTTCTTCGGAAAACTGCATGCGCGTCCCCATCAGCTCGTCCCGGCCGAGCATGATGATGAAGTCGCGCCCGTGGCTGACGAGCGTCAGCTCCTTCCCGTCGGGGATCTGGGCGGTGGCGATTGTTTCGCGTGGCAGCATGGGCGTTGCGATAAACGCTACCTTGCGCGGGCGATAGGCCGGAACGCGGACCCTTCGCGAAAAGTTATGAGGGGCAACCCCCGAAGGAGAATTCTCATGACCACCACCGCCCGCATCGCCATCGTTTCCGAAGCAGGAGCGGACTATACAATCGAAGAGCGCGCGATCGCCGATCCCGGCCCGCACGAAGTGTTGATCGAGCTGGTCGCGACAGGCGTGTGCCATACCGACCTCGCGGTGCAGGCGGGCGACCTGCCGACGAACTACCCCGTCGTCCTCGGCCACGAAGGCGCCGGGAAGGTCGTCGCGACCGGATCGCACGTGACCGATATCGCAGAGGGCGACCATGTCGTGCTGTCCTACGGCTCGTGCGGCCATTGCCGCCCCTGTCAGGAAGGCGACCCCGCCTATTGTGCAGACTTCAATCCGCTCAACTTCATGAACAAGCGGCAGGGCGACGATGCGCCCGTCTTCGACGATGGCCCGAACGCCGCCTTCTTCCAGCAATCGAGCTTTGCCACCCATTCGATCGCGCACGAACGCAACGTGGTGAAGATCGATGCCGACGTGGACATCTCGCTGCTCGGCCCGCTGGGCTGCGGCATCCAGACCGGCGCGGGCGCCGTGATGCGCACCGCACAGCCGCCCGCGGGATCGAGCCTGCTCGTCTCGGGCGTCGGCAGCGTCGGCATGGCGGCGATCATGGGCGCGAAGGTTGCCGGATGCTCGCCGATCATCGCGGTCGATACGAACGAGGATCGCCTGACGCTCGCGAAGGAACTGGGCGCGACCGACACGGTGCACGTTACCAAGGATGCGAACGTTCCCGAACAGGTCCGCAAGATCACGGGCTCTGGCGCAGACTACTCCATCGAATGCAGCGGCAACGCCACCGCCGCACGCGCGGCGTGGGAATCGCTCGCCCAGCGCGGCACCATGGTGGTGGTCGGTGCGCCGCCTGCCGGGACCGAATATTCCTTCGATGCCAACGAACAGATCCTCTCGGGCCGCAAGATCGTCGGCTGCGTCGAAGGCGATTCGAAGGTGAAGCAGTTCATCCCGACGCTGGTCGATCTCTACCAGAAGGGCCTGTTCCCGTTCGACAAGCTCGTGAAGCGCTACCCCTTCGACAAGATCAACGAAGCGGTGGCCGACCTGCACGATGGCAAGGTGTTCAAGCCGATCCTCGAAATGGGCTGACCTTCGACCCGACGACAGCCGGGAAACACACGGGGGGCCGCGCAGCGCACAGCTTCGCGGCCCTTCGCATGTCCGTCAGCCTTCCGGTGCGACCAGCCTAGCTGCGGCGATGCCTGCAAGCGCACAGGCGACATCCTCGTCACCCGATGCGCCCGAGACGCCGATCGCGCCCAGCGGAGTGCCATCGGGGGCGGAGAACGGCACGCCGCCCGCCCAGTCCGCCAGCAGAGGCGCGCTGCCGCCCCATGTCGCAGTGGCCGCGCTCGGCTGGCGATAGGTTGCAGCCGACTTGCCCTTCCACTGCGCGACCTCGGCGATGGCGGTGGGCGTTCCGTCCATATGCGCGGTGGTGATCAGGCGCCCGGCATCGTCGAACACCGCGAGCGAGATCGTCAGGTCGCGCTCGCTCGCCCAGGCGACACAGCCATCGCGAACCTCGGATGCGGCGGCATAGGTGAGCACCGTGCGGCTTTCCTGCGCGGCGGCGGGCATGCCGCACGGTCCAAGCAGCGCTGCCGCGATCGCTCCCGAAACTATCATGTGGCGCATTGCGTCCCCTTCCCTTCGAACCCGGCCCTAGCATGCGAAGTGGCGGGCGAAAGGCAAGCGCGCGCACGAAAAAGGGCCGCGGAGCGCAATGCCCCGCGGCCCTCTTCGTGTCTTGTCTTCCTGCAGTCAGCAGGAAGCGGACATTAGTCCTTGAGGAAGTCGGGCATGTGCGCGGGGCCATCATTGCCCCCGCCGCCATTGCCGCCGTCGCGATTGCCACCGCGACCACCGCGATTGCCGCGACGATCGCCGCCACGGTCACCGCGCGGACCGCGATCACCGCCGCCTTCGCGCTTTTCACGCGGCGGACGGGTGTCTTCCAGCTCTTCGCCGGTTTCCTGGTCGACGACGCGCATCGACAGGCGGACCTTGCCGCGGTTGTCGATCTCGAGGACCTTGACCTTCACTTCCTGGCCTTCGGAGACGACATCGGTCGGCTTCTCGACCCGCTCGTTCTTCATTTCGGAGACGTGGACGAGGCCGTCCTTGCCACCCATGAAGTTCACGAACGCACCGAAGTCGACGATGTTGACGACCTTGCCGTTGTAGATCTTGCCGACTTCGGCTTCCTCGACGATGCCTTCGATCCAGCGCTTCGCAGCTTCGATCTCGTCGGCATTGGAGGACGAGATCTTGATCACGCCTTCGTCGTCGATGTCGACCTTGGCGCCGGTTTCAGCGACGATCTCGCGGATCACCTTGCCGCCCGTGCCGATGACGTCGCGGATCTTCGACTTGTCGATCTGCATCGTCTCGATACGCGGAGCATGCTTGGACACGCCCGTACGTGCGGAGCCCAGCGCCTTGGTCATTTCACCCAGGATGTGCGCGCGGCCGGCCTTCGCCTGCTCGAGCGCCTTGGTCATGATTTCCTGCGTGATGCCGGCAACCTTGATGTCCATCTGGAGCGAGGTGATGCCGTTTTCCGAACCCGCGACCTTGAAGTCCATGTCGCCCAGGTGATCTTCGTCACCCAGAATGTCCGACAGGACGGCGAAATCGTCGCCTTCGAGGATCAGGCCCATCGCGATGCCGCTGACAGGACGCTCGATCGGAACGCCCGCGTCCATCATCGACAGACAGCCACCGCATACGGTCGCCATCGAGGACGAGCCGTTCGACTCGGTGATGTCGGACAGGACGCGGATCGTGTAAGGGAAGTCTTCATGGCTCGGCAGCACAGGGTGCAGCGCGCGCCATGCGAGCTTGCCGTGGCCGATCTCGCGACGGCCGGTGAAGCCGAAGCGACCCACTTCGCCGACCGAATAGGGCGGGAAGTTGTAGTGCAGCATAAAGTGATTGTACGAAAGGCCCTCGAGCCCGTCGATCATCTGCTCGGCATCCTTGGTGCCCAGCGTGGTGGTGCAGATCGCCTGCGTCTCACCGCGCGTGAACAGCGAGGAACCGTGCGTGCGGGGCAGCAGGCCCACGATCGCTTCGATCGGGCGAACCTCGTCGAGCTTGCGCCCGTCGATCCGCTGGCCGTCCTTGAGGATGGCGCCGCGAACGATCTCGCTTTCCAGCTTCTTGACCAGCTTGATCGCGGTCATCTTCTGCTGGCCGTCGAACTCTTCGCTCGAATAGTGCGCCTTCACCTTCTCGCGCGCTTCGTTGAGCGCGTCCGAACGGGCGGACTTGTCGGTCAGCTTGTAGGCCTTGGCGATGTCGTCGCCGATCATCTGCTTGATCGCCGACTTCATGTCCGAGTGATCGTCGCCGCTGGCGAGTTCCCACGGATCCTTGGCGGCCTGCTCGGCCAGGTCGATGATCGCACCGATGACCTTGCGGCATTCGTCATGCGCGAACATGACGGCGCCAAGCATTTCTTCCTCGGTCAGTTCCTTGGCTTCGGATTCGACCATCATCACCGCGTCGTTGGTCGCAGCGACGACCAGGTCGAGGCGGCCTTCGTCGTCCAGAGCGGCGCTCTGGGTCGGGTTCAGTTCGTATTCGCCATTGCGGAAGCCGACGCGTGCCGACGCGATCGGGCCCATGAAGGGCACGCCGCTGATGGTCAGCGCAGCCGAGGCCGCGATCATCGCGACGATATCCGGCTCGGTCTCGCCATCGAAGCTGAGGACCTGGCAGATAACGTTGATTTCGTTGTAGAAACCTTCGGGGAACAGCGGCCGCACGGGGCGGTCGATCAGGCGCGAAACCAGCGTTTCCTTTTCGGTCGGACGCGCTTCACGCTTGAAGAAGCCGCCCGGGATGCGCCCGGCGGCAGAGAACTTTTCCTGATAGTTGACGGTGAGCGGGAAGAAATCCTGCCCTTCCTTCACCTTCTTGGCGGCCGTCACGGCGCACAGCACCACGGTTTCGCCATAGGTGGCCAGCACGGCGCCGTCGGCCTGACGGGCAATGCGGCCGGTTTCCAGAGTGAGGGTCTTTCCGCCCCACTCCAGACTGACTGTTTTCGTATCGAACATTGATTATCCTTCTGACCCGCCAGCCTTATTGCACGGCGGGGCCTACTGCCGGGGATACCGTCCCGGTCCGGTGCGGGGCGCTTCATATGCCCCATTTGTCCGCGCCCTGCCGGATTGCAGGATCGCGAATAGACGAAGGGGCGGCCCATCCTGAGCCGCCCCTCCGAGAAAACTCTTATTTGCGAAGACCCAGCTTCTGGATCAGCGCGTTGTACCGCTCGACGTCTTTCTTCTTGAGATAGGCGAGCAGGTTGCGGCGCTTGTTGACCATCATCAGGAGACCACGACGACTGTGATTGTCCTTGTGGTTGTCCTTGAAGTGATCGGTCAGGTTGCGGATCCGTTCGGTCAGGATCGCGACCTGCACTTCGGGGCTGCCCGTGTCGTTGTTGCCCTGGGCGTTGTCCTTGATGATCTCTTGCTTGCGCTCGGCGGTTACCGACATTCATTCTACTCCGCGACATCGGGAAAGTTGAAACCCCGCACGATTTTCATCGTGCCGCCTTCGATCTCCACCAGCGCCACCGGGACGCTGCCCGATTTCGCGAAATAGAGCCCGTCAGCATGGGGCAATCCGGAAAGGACCCGGCCCTGGCGGGCCGCCTGCGCTTGCTCCGGATCGAGGGAAAGGGCCGGGATGTCGTCCAGCCCCGCCTCCAGCGGCAGGATGAGGTCGTGCAATGGCGCGCCGTTAGCGATTTCGTTCAGTTTGTCCAGCGAAATCGCCTGTTCTTCGGCGAACGGGCCTGCGCGCGTTCTCCTCAGATAGGTAACGTGACCGCGCGTTCCAAGGGCCAGCGCGATATCGCGTGCCAGAGAGCGGATATAGGTGCCCTTGCTGACCGTCGCCTCCAGCGTGACGCTTTCCGCCAGTTCGAGCGGCGCGGAAGGGTCGTAGGGGTCCGGGCGTCCGGTGGTGGTCTGGAAAGTGGATTCCAGATCCTCCCCGGCACGGGGAGGGGGACCATCCGCAGGATGGTGGAGGGGCGCCTTAGACGCACCTGCGTCGTCTACAGCCGAATCTGGCGAGGGTGCCCCTCCACCGTCTTCGACGGTCCCCCTCCCCGTTCCGGGGAGGAATTGCAGCGAGTGAACCGTCACCTTCCGCGCCTTCAATTCCACATCCTCCCCCGCCCTCGCGCGGTCGTAGGCGCGCTTGCCGTCCACCTTCAGCGCCGAATACGCAGGGGGCACCTGCTCGATCGGGCCGGTGAAATGGTCGAGCACGCCCGCCACGGCAGCCAGCGGCGGGAAGCGGTCGCTGCGCGCGATGACCTCGCCCTCGGTGTCGAGCGTGTCGGTCTCCTCGCCGAACTGGATGGTGAAGACATAGGTCTTGGTCGCATCGAGCATGCGGCCCGCCAGCTTGGTCGCCTCGCCCAGCGCGATCGGCAGCACACCCTCGGCCAGCGGGTCGAGCGTGCCGCCATGGCCGATCTTGGTCTTGGCATAGCCGCCTTCGCGCAAATTGCGCTTCACCGCCGCAACGCCTTGCGTCGAACCCATGCCGCGAGGCTTGTCGAGAATCAGCCAGCCAGAAGGCGGCACGGTCTTTTCATTCGTGGTCACGAAAGCCCGCCTAGCCAAACCGCGCCATATAGGCCAATTGCTTGGCGAGTATGAGCGAGCCTTTCGACCTTGTCGTCATCGGCGGCGGCATCAACGGCGCCGGAATCGCGCGCGACGCCGCAGGCCGCGGCCTGCGCGTCCTGCTGGTGGAAAAAGACGATCTCGCCCAGCACACCTCCAGCGCCAGCACCAAGCTGGTCCACGGCGGCCTGCGCTATCTCGAGCATTACGAATTCCGGCTGGTGCGCGAAAGCCTGCAGGAACGCGAGGTGCTGCTGCGCAACGCCCCGCACATAATCTGGCCGCTGCGCTTCGTCCTGCCGCATCATTCGGGCCTGCGCCCATCATGGCTGCTGCGCACCGGGCTGTTCCTCTACGACCATATCGGCGGTCGCAAGCTGCTGCCCGCGACCAGGGGCGTCGACCTGCGCAAGCCGCCCCATGCCAGCATCCTCAAGCCGACCCTCGAGAAAGGGTTCGAATATTCGGACTGCTGGGTCGAGGATTCGCGTCTCGTCGTGCTCAACGCGGTCGATGCGAAGGAGCGCGGCGCGGATATCCGCACGCGCACCGAATGCACCGGGCTGGTGCGCGAAGGCGACCTGTGGCGCGCAACCTTGCGCGACGCGGATGGCGAGACGCAGGTGACGGCATGCGCCGTGGTCAATGCTGCCGGGCCGTGGGTCGATGCGGTGCTCGGCCGCGCGCTGCCGGGCGAACGCCACGCGAACCTGCGGCTGGTCAAGGGCAGCCACCTGATCGTGCCGAAGCTGTGGGAGGGCGAGCATTGCTACATCTTCCAGAACGGCGACGGGCGCATCTGCTTCGCGATCCCTTACGAGCGGGACTTCACGCTGCTCGGGACGACGGACGAGGCCTTCGACGGCGATCCGGACCAGGTCGCGATCAGCGACGAGGAGGCGGCCTATATCTGCACCTCGGTCAACGAATACCTCGCCACCGAAGTGAAGCCGGGCGATGCGGTATCGAGCTATTCGGGCGTGCGCCCGCTGTACGAAGACGCGGCGGCGAAGGCTTCCGAAGTCACCCGCGACTACGTGTTCGAAGTCGACGACAAGGGGGGCGCGCCGATCCTCTCGGTCTTCGGCGGCAAGATCACGACCTTTCGCCGGCTGGCCGAACATGCGCTGGAAAAGCTCGATCCGGGCGGCGAGGCCTGGACGCGCGACGCACCGCTGCCCGGCGGAGAGATGCCGGTGGACGGGCACGCGAGGGTGGTTGCGGCCTGCGCCTGGACCGGCCTGCCCGAACCCGTCCTCGCCCGGCTCGTGCGCGCCTACGGCGTCCGCATTGCCGACATCATCGGAAGCGAGAGCGCGCCATCCGATCTCGGCCCCGAAATCGC
The sequence above is a segment of the Alteriqipengyuania lutimaris genome. Coding sequences within it:
- the rpsO gene encoding 30S ribosomal protein S15 codes for the protein MSVTAERKQEIIKDNAQGNNDTGSPEVQVAILTERIRNLTDHFKDNHKDNHSRRGLLMMVNKRRNLLAYLKKKDVERYNALIQKLGLRK
- the truB gene encoding tRNA pseudouridine(55) synthase TruB, yielding MGSTQGVAAVKRNLREGGYAKTKIGHGGTLDPLAEGVLPIALGEATKLAGRMLDATKTYVFTIQFGEETDTLDTEGEVIARSDRFPPLAAVAGVLDHFTGPIEQVPPAYSALKVDGKRAYDRARAGEDVELKARKVTVHSLQFLPGTGRGTVEDGGGAPSPDSAVDDAGASKAPLHHPADGPPPRAGEDLESTFQTTTGRPDPYDPSAPLELAESVTLEATVSKGTYIRSLARDIALALGTRGHVTYLRRTRAGPFAEEQAISLDKLNEIANGAPLHDLILPLEAGLDDIPALSLDPEQAQAARQGRVLSGLPHADGLYFAKSGSVPVALVEIEGGTMKIVRGFNFPDVAE
- the glpD gene encoding glycerol-3-phosphate dehydrogenase — encoded protein: MSEPFDLVVIGGGINGAGIARDAAGRGLRVLLVEKDDLAQHTSSASTKLVHGGLRYLEHYEFRLVRESLQEREVLLRNAPHIIWPLRFVLPHHSGLRPSWLLRTGLFLYDHIGGRKLLPATRGVDLRKPPHASILKPTLEKGFEYSDCWVEDSRLVVLNAVDAKERGADIRTRTECTGLVREGDLWRATLRDADGETQVTACAVVNAAGPWVDAVLGRALPGERHANLRLVKGSHLIVPKLWEGEHCYIFQNGDGRICFAIPYERDFTLLGTTDEAFDGDPDQVAISDEEAAYICTSVNEYLATEVKPGDAVSSYSGVRPLYEDAAAKASEVTRDYVFEVDDKGGAPILSVFGGKITTFRRLAEHALEKLDPGGEAWTRDAPLPGGEMPVDGHARVVAACAWTGLPEPVLARLVRAYGVRIADIIGSESAPSDLGPEIAPGVFEAELAYLRDVEFARSGEDVLWRRSKLGLHLDEAGRSAIMRWMES
- the pnp gene encoding polyribonucleotide nucleotidyltransferase, with protein sequence MFDTKTVSLEWGGKTLTLETGRIARQADGAVLATYGETVVLCAVTAAKKVKEGQDFFPLTVNYQEKFSAAGRIPGGFFKREARPTEKETLVSRLIDRPVRPLFPEGFYNEINVICQVLSFDGETEPDIVAMIAASAALTISGVPFMGPIASARVGFRNGEYELNPTQSAALDDEGRLDLVVAATNDAVMMVESEAKELTEEEMLGAVMFAHDECRKVIGAIIDLAEQAAKDPWELASGDDHSDMKSAIKQMIGDDIAKAYKLTDKSARSDALNEAREKVKAHYSSEEFDGQQKMTAIKLVKKLESEIVRGAILKDGQRIDGRKLDEVRPIEAIVGLLPRTHGSSLFTRGETQAICTTTLGTKDAEQMIDGLEGLSYNHFMLHYNFPPYSVGEVGRFGFTGRREIGHGKLAWRALHPVLPSHEDFPYTIRVLSDITESNGSSSMATVCGGCLSMMDAGVPIERPVSGIAMGLILEGDDFAVLSDILGDEDHLGDMDFKVAGSENGITSLQMDIKVAGITQEIMTKALEQAKAGRAHILGEMTKALGSARTGVSKHAPRIETMQIDKSKIRDVIGTGGKVIREIVAETGAKVDIDDEGVIKISSSNADEIEAAKRWIEGIVEEAEVGKIYNGKVVNIVDFGAFVNFMGGKDGLVHVSEMKNERVEKPTDVVSEGQEVKVKVLEIDNRGKVRLSMRVVDQETGEELEDTRPPREKREGGGDRGPRGDRGGDRRGNRGGRGGNRDGGNGGGGNDGPAHMPDFLKD